The segment TGACAGTTTCTGTCAATACAACAGGGCTTACAGCAGGGACATATAATGACACAATATCGTTTACATCAAATGGCGGAAGCGGATCGGTTGCAGTATCATTAACAGTTTCTTCATTGCCAGTACCGACGATCGCAATAGCTCCAAGCACGGTCAACGCCGCATGGAAACATTCGGATATGACGATCACGGGCAGCAATACGAATTTTACGAGTTCAAGCACAGTTGTCTTTGATTCAACTGACATTACAATGACTTTAGGAACTTTAAAAATTGATGTTGCCAAACAAATAATTACATTTGGGATTGATTACCCAACAACGTTGAGCGGAGATAAGATTGTTACAGTCAAAACAGCGGGCCAGCCTGATGTTTCGACAACACTAAAAGTTACGGCAGCGGCGCCTGTTATTTCATTACTCTCCGCAACCCCGTCATCCGGCACTCAAGGCCAAACTTTGGCATCAGTTGCTATTGTCGGTTCAAATACCAATTTTACAAATGCATCAGTAGTTGACTTCGGAGCGGGAATTACGGGTGGAACTGTTTCCGTAACCGACGCAACACATATAACTGTTCCAAATGTCGCGATATCCGCAACTGCAACAGAAGGCCTTCGAACTGTTAAAGTTACAACAGGCACAGAAGTCGCTGCGGGCGATGTGTTCACTGTAATTAAATATGCCGCTCCTCCTGCCACAAATGAAGTGGTCATAGACGACATCGAAGGGACTTTGGCTTCAGGCTATTACCAGTTCGGGCCTACGGAAACTTCGAAACCGATAACAACTGTTATCACAACAGATAAATATGAAGGCACAAAATCTATACAGACAACTTATCCATCTGTCACAGACGGATGGAGAGGATGGGGCGCAACGCTTTCAAGCACGAAAGATGTCCTATCCATGGATGACATTTCATTCCGAATGAAAGGCGACGGCTCATCGAATAAAGTTAAACTGCAGGTGAAAGATGCCGACGGCACAAACTTCGCGATGTCGGATACCGATGCATTTGCGCTCACCGGAAATACTTGGGCTGAATATAAGCTTCAAAACTTCAGATCAAAGATGGCTCGCGTTGTAGGTTCTACAACAGGCGACGCCGCTATTGATTGGAGCAAAATAACCGAGTATCAGTTCGTATTTACAGGGCCTTCACAGACAAATACCGGCGGCATCTTGATCGACTATGTCGTCGCAAAGAAAGCGTCCACTGCGGCGGCTGATCCGACGATCATCCAGGTAAGCCCCGCGGAAGCGGTACCAGGCGCGAAAATAACCGTTGCAGGAACATCTTTTGGCTTAAGCGGATCGGTCGGCTTCAATGACGGGTTCACTGATGTTTATACAATAAAGAGTTCCGGAACAGGCGAAGTTACAACGCAATGGATCGATACAAGCGTAACATTTACCCTTCCAAAAGCTCTTCTGCCAGGCAAGAAGAACGTGAAGATCGTAAGGGACGATGGAAAAACAAGCAACCAAATAGTGTTCACGGTCTTGGCGCCGACAGTCACAAGCTCTTCATATAATTACCCGAACCCGTTCAACGCATTGGCCGGCGGCACGACAAAGATCGTGTTCGCGACAAACGGCGCAACCTCCGCCACAGCTTACATCTTTGATACGATCGCACGCGCCGCGGCAAAATTAAGCTGGACTGGAACCGGAGCTAACGGCGAAATATCGTGGGACGGAAAAAATTCTCTCTCTGAAATAGTTGGAGACGGCGCATATTTGTATCGCGTAGTCGACGCGGGCAATAAGACTCTCGGCAAGGGAAAGATACTTGTCGTCAATAAATAGGAGGCCAGCAAATGAAATTCCTAAACAGAATTGACGATAATAGTATAGAGGGCAATAGAATGTCAAATGTCAAATGTCAAATGTTAAATGATTTAAAAGCTGCGAGGAAACCGCGAAGTTTATCTGCCCGTCTGGCAGGCGGGTTCGCAGGTTTCCGAGCTATATTTGCTGTCAGCTGTTTGCTGTTAGCTGTTAGTTCTCCAGTATTTGCCGCCGATAATCTCGTAGTCGTCGACCCCATGTACATAGGCGTAGGCGCCAGGCCATTAGGGATGGGCAAGGCTTATGTAGCAGTAGCCGAAGACGGCGATGCGTTATTTATAAATCCAGCAGGGCTTGGGAAAGCCACAACCCCAAAACTGACCAGCATGTACACAAATCTTTTGGGTGATGTCAATTATATGGTGCTAGGCGGAGTTTATCCGCAAACCCAGAACAGCGCTATCGGCGCGGGAGCCGTCATAAGCTCGATATCAGGCATCGATTTGAGGGATTCAAGCGGCGCATCATCCGGGACTGGCAGTTGGGGGAACAGCGTTTTCTTCCTATCGTACGGCGTCAACCTCGAAGAATCAAATCTACAATTAGGCGGAAGCTTCAAATATTTCTCACAGGGCGGGGCAGGAGCCGCAACAATTGAATCAGCATCGGCATCCGGCATGGGATTTGACCTCGGAGCGGTGTATTCCCCTTCAGAGAATTTATCGCTCGGCGTATCGGCCCAAAACCCGATCGGCACCAAGATGCAGTCGAGCAATAGGATCGAAAATACTATCCCTTCATTATTTAAGGTCGGCGGAAGCTTAAAATTAAAGCCGGCTGAAAGCCAAAAACTTATCATTGCAGCGGATATGGACCTCGCACGCGGCGCGCAATCCGCGATGCATGCAGGGGCGGAATACCAGGCAACCCCGAATATTTCACTCCGCGCCGGGCTCGACCAAAACCCAGTGGCGGGAGGCGTTGAAACAAACCCAACAATGGGGATAGGTATTACGTCTGGCGGCATGCAGTTTAATTATGCGTTCCATCCATACGGGGCGATCGCCGAAAACACAACCCATTATTTTTCAGTATCTTATGTAGGCGTGCCAAAACAAGCCGCAGCTGAAGAAGCTTCTTTGAATATAACCTTAAAAGAACCATCCGACAAAGCCGTGGTTTATGCCGATGCGGTGAAAGTCTCGGGTCTTGCTAAAGGCGCGGCTGTTGTAACTGTCAATGGCGCCAATGTTTTGGTTGAAAAAGACGGGTCATTTACAGCCTCTGTCCCAATCTCAAAGATCGGAAAGAAACTGGTTCTCGTTGAAGCAAAGAATGCGCAAGGAAAATCGGTACAGGAAGCAAGGCGAGTGCTTCGCTTGCTCAATTTTGCCGATGTTCCCGACGGGCACTGGGCAAAACAGCCTATCGAAGGCTCGAGCACGGCAGGATTGGTCCAAGGATATCCCGACGGCACATTCAAGCCTGAAAGGGTTCTTACAAGGGCCGAAATAGCGACGCTTCTTGTGCGCGCAAAAGGTAAAGAATTAACCGAGCGCCCGGCGTCCTCCGTATTCAAGGATGTTAAGGGTGATTTCTGGGCCGCGGCTTATATCAAAGAAGCTGTCGATATGGGGCTTGTCAAAGGATATCCTGACGGCAAATTCCGCCCCAACAAAAGGCTGACAAAAGCGGAAGCGATAACTGTATTGGTCCGCTACGACAAACTGCCGGTATCGGTCGCCATGGAGAACCCATACAGGGATGTTAAGGCGAAACACTGGGCGGCAAAATATGTCCAGGCGGCAAAAGACAATGGGATGCTCTCATACATCGAAGGCGATAAGTTAGGGCTTGGGAATGCCGTAAGCCGCGCCGAATCGGTTGAAATGATGAGCAAGACGACAGTTGCAGGAAAACTTATAAAAGATCTCCTTTCTTTTGAGAAAGGATATGAATATGAGAAGTCAGCGCCTATTATCAAAGCGAGTATCAATTAGTGAAATTAGGGAAGGGTATCAGAGGATCAGGAAATCAGGGCAACAGAGGAAGAAAGTAGAAAAATAACATGATAGATATAATTGGAGGGGAGTAAAATGTTTGGAGTGGGAAAAGTATTTGGATTCGTAACAAGTTTTGCCAGAAAGTATCCTGCCTCCTTTGCTTTGGGCGGGGCATTAGGCGTGCTTGGGGGCTTTGGCGCAGGGTTAACAGCTCTTAAATTAACTTCCCCTACTATTGGTGAAACAAGAACAATGCCAAGTATTGTTGCCCATCAATTGCCAAATCCAGATGCTGATTGGAAGACAGCCGCCGCAATAGTTATGCGCTTTCAGTGCGGAATGCTTACAAATGATCAAGGTACAAATTCTGCTGTTTATGAGAGAATGGGCGAAGAGCTAAGAGAAATGAACTTGGCTGCAGCTAAAAGATTTCCATTTTTATCAAAAGGTGCAGAACGTCCCGATGATGTTGTGCCTCCAATTCTTGAATATTTGAATGGCAGGGAATTTATGGGAGGAAATGATGAAATAGTATTATTTACCCCAGCTTTTTGCGCAAAAGCTCAAGCCGTCATTGATGAAGCTCGTTCCACTAAAGCGCCTGTAGTTCCGCCTCAAGCAACATGTCCGCCAGTGGCTCCAGCAGCTCCAGCTGCGGCGGCACCGCCTCCAATTCCCGTAGAGAGATATAAAGCGAAGACAGAACTGGTCCCAGTTGCTGCCAAATCGAAGCCGAAAGCTCCAGTCAAACCGAAAAAGCCTGCGCCTAAACCGGCGAAGGATGAAGCTAAACCAGGCAAAGCGGATGCTCCGCCTCCGCCACCAAAGAAAAAACCAAGTATCGATTTTGATCCAGGACAGTTTTAATCTGGAGGAACAAATAAAATGTCTGATGTAAAAGCAAGTTTAATAAGGCCGAATTTAGCAGAACATGTTTATCCTAAAATTTCTGCTAGAGCCAAGGATGTCAAAATTGAGGACAAGCCGCTAACTGATCAAGAAGTGGAAATTGTTAAAGCGGTTTTAACTGCGATGATAGATGCGGCAAGTAAGGCGCCACGCGAAGTAATACTTAGAGCAGCAAGAGAAGTCCTTTCACGAGCAATTTATGAGAATAAAATTACAGCGGAAAGAGCGCAACAGGTATTAAGAGCCATTTTCCCAGCTTTATATGATGAAGTCGAAAAACAAGCAATGCAATCTGCTTGCGAAAAGAAAGACAAAAGACCAACTCTAGCCGATAAGATTTACCCTGGTATTTCCGATAAAATAAAAGATATAAAAATTGGGGACAAGCCGCTAACTGATCAAGAAGTGGAAATTGTTAAAGCGGTTTTAACTGCGATGATAGATGCGGCAAGTAAGGCGCCACGCGAAGTAATACTTAGAGCAGCAAGAGAAGTCCTTTCACGAGCAATTGATGAGAATAAAATTATAGTGGAAAGAGCGCAACAGGTATTAAGAGCCATTTTCCCAGCTTTATATGATGAAGTCGAAGCCAATCTGATGGCAGAAGCCTGCAAAGCTGAACCGGCAAGATCGAAATTCGAACTTGCCGCAGCCGTTAAAGCATACCTAAGGACAAAAAGTGACGCAAGGATCGCGGAAGCTACAAAAGAACCCGATACTTGGGGCGATAATTGGGATAAAACTCTTGTGAGAAATCCTGGAATACCAAGACCGTATGTAAGCGTGGGCTTGAGCGGGGCTTTCGCGGGACAAGAATTGCGGGATGCAAGATTAAGGATCGGCGAGTCCGTGAGTTCCGACCTTCCTATACAGCCGGGCGCTACGGCAACTGTTGGCGCTAGGTGGCATGGACGTTCCGGGAATAATATTGTCGAAGTAATGCCTTATTATTCGCATTCATACAATGGCCTCTTTGGCGCGGAAGCATCTGCTCCAAAGGTAAATGGCTATGGCCATGAAAATAGGCTCGGATTGTCGTTATCTTCCACTAACTTCGATCGCCGCAGTTTTATGCCAAGCTTAAGCTTGCGAGCCGAATATTACGATTATTCCACAAATGTTCCCAATTTTCCAAACTATAACCAAGAAAGCTTTAGATTGTCAGCGGGAGCTAACGAATTGATCTCTTCTGGCGAGTATGGAAGATTGTCCGCTAATATCTCAAACGATCTGGGAGCCGGCGATCTTAGCGGCTTGGGATGGACCATGGGATGGACCAGAAATGTATTGAGCGCGGGCGTAAGGTGGAACAGGGGCAATGCATACGCTTTATTAGGCTACAGGAATACCTACGAATCAAACGAGCTTCGCTTTGATCCGTTTACTCCTGAAGGCCAAAGGCAGTATAACAGAGGCCATGGAGTTTACGCAGGCGGCGGATATGATCTTGGCAAGTATGGATCGATAGATTTTGTCGTATATGCGGATTTTATGAGCAAATTCCGAAATCCTGCTTCAGTTGTTTTGCGCTATTCAAGGTCCGAATATTTTGGAACGCCTTACGCTTTATTGAGAGCCGGACAGCAGAATCTAAATAACGGCGTAAGCAGGTTTGCAATGTTTGAAGCCGGGGTGAGGGATATCAGGCTTTCCGGAAGCGAAAAAGACGGATCGGCAGTAATGCTTGATGTTTCAGCTTATGCCGGACAACAATCAATCGAGCGTCCATTCAATTCCGGCAGTGGAGCTGTTGGAGGGGTTAATGTTGCCTTTAGATTTGGGTCAAGGCCTCAAAGCCCAACAGTTAGGGGAAGCATAAGCGATGTTGTCCCAGATTCCGATGCCCATCAAGCCGAATTGAGATTGAGCCGCGCGAGAGTATTGACAGGCAGTGAATCGGCGATTTTTTCCGATCCTCTTGTTGGGACATTGGTCCCGGACTATCCGCTTGACGCGCATGTGATAGCGGCGTATCTTACGGCATTTAAATTAGGCAAATTAGAGCCTAATTATTCTTTGCCGAAAGATCATGGTCTTTCAAATATAATTCTATTGTCAAGAAAAGCGGACGAATCGAAATTCGGTTATGTGCCAGCTGCATCGGACAAAGTTAAATTGGGAGATGTCGCGCCAGTAGCATTTTTTGTGGGCGAGCAAAGTTCGCTTGCAAAACCAGCTGACGAATTGGAAACAGCGAACGATAAAGACATATACAGAATGACGCCAAGCAAAAGGCGCGTTCTAGAAATTGCAGCTTTAAGGAAGACTTTTGCGTTCATTGCCTCTTCGAATGCGGGCACTGAAATCGCAAAAGACCTGCTTGATGCAGTTGAGGCGATACTTGTAAAAGGAGACATGTTCATTCCACCGGATAAAATTTCGGTTGAGGGCCTTAAGAGCGAACTAAAAGCTCAAGTTGTTGGACCAAATGTCATGGCTTATGCAAGAATTGTTTTGGCCGATGTTGCTAAGAAAGTCAAAGCTGACGCAAGCATACAAGATCCTTTATCTGAATTAAACAAGGCGGCAGTTGATGTAATTCGAGCTAGCGCTTATAACGCAAGCAAAAATGATTCCGATCCTAAACAGGAACTTCCTTCTGCAGAAGAAATGAAAGAGATCTTGAGTGGATTGAAGACTGACCCAGTAGAGCCACCTAAGGCTGAGCCACCAAAGGCAGAGCCACCAAAGGCAGAGCCACCAAAGGCAGAGCCACCAGCTAAACCAGGAGCAGCGCCAGCAGACAAACCAGCACCAGCGGACAAGCCGGCAGATGATGCCGCTAGAGGACTAGAAGGCGTTGATCCTAATAAAGGCAAGGGTGGAGCAGGCAATGGGCCGCAAATAGTACCGTCGCCGAAATAATGACCAAATCCCAATGACCAATGACCAACATGGTATTCCGCCTTCGGCGGTTTTATAATTACCAAATTATAACAACCAACTTCCGCAAATGACGAGTTAACAAATCTTTGAAATTAACCTATTTTTCCGCTATAATTACATTAGAATAATCTCACTTTTCTTCAGTGTTGTTTTTAATATAATTTTGGCGAAGCCAAACATTGTTGGTCATTGGGACCTGCCTGCCGGCAGGCAGGTTTGCGTCATTAGTAATTTTTCATATGAAAGGGTGTAAATAAATGGCAAAAATAAAAGCGATAATCGGACGAGAAGGATTGGACTCGAGAGGAAACTCTCAGGAAAGAGAATAAGCATGACGGAGAAGTCATTGGCTATTTTTGAAAACTTTAAAATTCGCCGGCATTACGACGAAAAAACCGAAACTTGGTATTTTTCGGTAATCGATATTATTGCGGCATTAATAGAACAAACCGATTTTAAAAAAGCAAAAAGTTACTGGACAACATTAAAAAATCGCTTAAAACAAGAAGGCAGTGAGTTGGTCACATTTTGTGACCAACTGAAAATGCAATCCGCTGATGGCAAGTTCTACAAAACCGATGTGGCAAAAGTGGAAACTATTCTTCGCCTCATACAATCAGTGCCAAGTAAAAAAGCTGAACCAATTAAATTATGGCTGGCAAAGGTGGGATATGAACGATTGCAGGATATGGGCGATCCTGTCCGTTCACTTGATCGCGCCCGTGAATACTGGCAAAAGCACGGTCGAAGCGAAAAGTGGGTTCAGCAGCGGATGATGGGGCAAGAAATCAGAAATAAATTGACCGATTATTGGAAAGATAATGAGGTGAAAGAGCAAGATGAATACGCAATATTAACAAATATCATCCATGAAGAATGGAGCAGCTTATCGGTGAAAAAACATAAGAACTTAAAGGGTCTTAAAGCTCAAAATCTGCGAGATCACATGTCCGATGCTGAATTGATTTTTACAGCTTTAGCGGAGCTTTCCACTCGGCAAATAGCTGAAACAATGCAAACTAAAGGCTTGGAAGAAAATAAAATTCCGGCTAAAAAGGGCGGTAAAATAGCGAAAAATGCCCGCTTAGAGCTGGAAGCGAAAACAGGGAAAAACGTAATTACATCTGAAAACTATCTTTCGCCAGTGAAGAAACAAGTGCAGATAAAACAAAAATCGGTCAATAGCGGGGATGAAGGAGGGGTGATGTAAAATAATGGCAAAAATAAAAGCGATCATAGGACGAGAAGTATTGGACTCGAGAGGAAATCCCACAGTTGAAGTCGATGTAATATTAAATAACGGGATAAAAGGGAGTGCAATAGTACCTTCAGGCGCATCGACCGGAAGCCGCGAAGCACTTGAGCTGCGCGATGGAAACAAATCAAGATATTTAGGCAAAGGGGTCCTTAAAGCCGTAAAGAACGTTTCGATACTTGCAAAAAAATTGATAGGATTGAATCCAACCAAGCAAGAAAAGATCGATCGCCTCATGATCGAGCTTGACGGGACCGAGAACAAAAGCAAATATGGAGCAAATGCTCTTCTTGGGATATCAATGGCTGTTGCCCATGCGGCGGCTAATTCAGAAGGCTTGCCATTATTCAAATACTTAGGCGGAACAAAAGCAATAACACTTCCAGTGCCTATGATGAATGTGTTGAATGGCGGAGCTCATGCAGGCTGGTCAACAGAGATGCAGGAATATATGATAGCGCCTGTTGGAGCCAAGACATTCCGTGAAGCGTTAAGGATCGGGACCGAAGTTTATCATGCACTAAAAGCCGTGGTCAAAGAAAAGGGATACCCAACAACTGTCGGCGACGAAGGCGGCTTTGCTCCAAAGACCGGATCGAACGAAGGCAATCTTAAGCTCATTATGGAAGCGATCGAGAAGACCGGATATAAGCCTGGAGCCGATATTTGCATTTGCATGGACCCGGCTTCATCGGAATTTTTCAAGAACGGAAAGTATGAATTAAAGACAGAGAGGAAAAACTTATCTTCTGCCGAAATGGTTGACCTTTATGCATCATGGATCGAGAAATATCCCATCGTTTCAATCGAGGACGGATTGGCAGAAGGCGATTGGGAAGGGTGGAAACTATTAACCGATAGGCTCGGAAAGAAGATCCAGCTAGTAGGGGATGACTTATTTGTTACAAACCCTAAGATATTAAAAGAAGGCATACAAAAAGGCGTCGCCAATTCGATCTTGATCAAAGTAAACCAGATCGGGACATTGACCGAAACGATCGAAGCCATAAATATGGCAAAAAAA is part of the Candidatus Saganbacteria bacterium genome and harbors:
- a CDS encoding S-layer homology domain-containing protein, with protein sequence MKFLNRIDDNSIEGNRMSNVKCQMLNDLKAARKPRSLSARLAGGFAGFRAIFAVSCLLLAVSSPVFAADNLVVVDPMYIGVGARPLGMGKAYVAVAEDGDALFINPAGLGKATTPKLTSMYTNLLGDVNYMVLGGVYPQTQNSAIGAGAVISSISGIDLRDSSGASSGTGSWGNSVFFLSYGVNLEESNLQLGGSFKYFSQGGAGAATIESASASGMGFDLGAVYSPSENLSLGVSAQNPIGTKMQSSNRIENTIPSLFKVGGSLKLKPAESQKLIIAADMDLARGAQSAMHAGAEYQATPNISLRAGLDQNPVAGGVETNPTMGIGITSGGMQFNYAFHPYGAIAENTTHYFSVSYVGVPKQAAAEEASLNITLKEPSDKAVVYADAVKVSGLAKGAAVVTVNGANVLVEKDGSFTASVPISKIGKKLVLVEAKNAQGKSVQEARRVLRLLNFADVPDGHWAKQPIEGSSTAGLVQGYPDGTFKPERVLTRAEIATLLVRAKGKELTERPASSVFKDVKGDFWAAAYIKEAVDMGLVKGYPDGKFRPNKRLTKAEAITVLVRYDKLPVSVAMENPYRDVKAKHWAAKYVQAAKDNGMLSYIEGDKLGLGNAVSRAESVEMMSKTTVAGKLIKDLLSFEKGYEYEKSAPIIKASIN
- the eno gene encoding phosphopyruvate hydratase, producing the protein MAKIKAIIGREVLDSRGNPTVEVDVILNNGIKGSAIVPSGASTGSREALELRDGNKSRYLGKGVLKAVKNVSILAKKLIGLNPTKQEKIDRLMIELDGTENKSKYGANALLGISMAVAHAAANSEGLPLFKYLGGTKAITLPVPMMNVLNGGAHAGWSTEMQEYMIAPVGAKTFREALRIGTEVYHALKAVVKEKGYPTTVGDEGGFAPKTGSNEGNLKLIMEAIEKTGYKPGADICICMDPASSEFFKNGKYELKTERKNLSSAEMVDLYASWIEKYPIVSIEDGLAEGDWEGWKLLTDRLGKKIQLVGDDLFVTNPKILKEGIQKGVANSILIKVNQIGTLTETIEAINMAKKAGYTAVTSHRSGETEDATIADLAVALNTGQIKTGAPARTDRVAKYNQLLRIEEALGKKAKYLGIKAYAK